One Monomorium pharaonis isolate MP-MQ-018 chromosome 4, ASM1337386v2, whole genome shotgun sequence DNA segment encodes these proteins:
- the LOC105829401 gene encoding nucleic acid dioxygenase ALKBH1 — protein sequence MFRDSFKYYKSRNPAPDLDDVIDLENPDCIRVRRIEPHVTGEQIEENFGLKSVRKWSIYEILDIPGLIFIQNPFTPNGQRYWITKCLKDYSKEPYKLNIDAHNILKNETWWDICFQMEKAKTLLPKLRWATLGYHHNWDTKLYSENSKSDMPTELSGLTSVLATTLGFSDFKAEAAIVNYYRMNSTLAGHTDHSEMNVTAPLFSISFGQTAVFLIGGLKQEDSANALFLRSGDVVIMSGSSRLRYHGVPRILPTSKAPWDDCEDNCESPTYNLDDWRKAQTYITEARINMNVRQVLKPGQIVLY from the exons ATGTTCCGAGATAGTTTCAAATATTACAAGAGCCGAAATCCCGCACCAGATCTCGACGACGTGATCGATCTCGAGAATCCAGATTGCATCCGA GTTAGAAGGATCGAACCACATGTAACTGGCGAGCAGATTGAGGAGAATTTCGGTCTCAAATCAGTGAGGAAATGGAGCATTTACGAGATACTGGATATTCCTG GACTTATCTTTATTCAGAATCCATTTACACCCAATGGTCAACGATACTGGATCACGAAATGTCTGAAAGACTACTCTAAGGAACCATACAAATTAAACATAGACGCtcacaacattttaaaaaatgaaacatgGTGGGACATATGTTTTCA AATGGAAAAGGCTAAAACTCTCTTACCGAAGCTGCGATGGGCGACGCTGGGCTATCACCACAATTGGGACACGAAATTATATTCCGAAAATTCGAAAAGTGACATGCCAACAGAATTATCTGGCCTAACGTCTGTTTTGGCGACAACATTAGGTTTCTCGGACTTCAAAGCGGAAGCTGCGATTGTGAATTACTATCGGATGAACTCTACTCTAGCGGGGCATACGGATCATTCGGAGATGAACGTTACTGCGCCACTTTTCTCCATAAGTTTTGGGCAGACAGCGGTGTTTTTGATCGGTGGTCTTAAACAGGAAGATTCGGCTAACGCTCTCTTTTTACGGAGTGGAGACGTAGTTATAATGTCGGGGAGTTCTCGTCTGAGGTATCACGGAGTGCCGCGAATTTTACCAACGTCCAAAGCACCCTGGGACGATTGTGAGGATAATTGCGAAAGTCCCACGTACAATCTGGATGATTGGCGCAAAGCGCAAACTTATATTACCGAAGCTAGAATTAATATGAATGTAAGACAGGTTTTGAAACCTGGACAGATTGTACTATATTGA
- the LOC105829421 gene encoding V-type proton ATPase subunit D yields the protein MSGKDKLPIFPSRGAQMLMKSRLQGAQKGHGLLKKKADALQMRFRLILGKIIETKTLMGEVMKEAAFSLAEAKFATGDFNQVVLQNVTKAQIKIRSKKDNVAGVNLPIFESYQDGTDTYELAGLARGGQQLAKLKKNYQRAVKLLVELASLQTSFVTLDEVIKITNRRVNAIEHVIIPRIERTLAYIISELDELEREEFYRLKKIQDKKKIAKARVEAERAEMIAAGRNVDSVNLLEEDDDDVLF from the exons ATGTCAGGCAAAGATAAATTACCAATTTTCCCCTCCAGGGG ggCCCAAATGTTGATGAAATCTCGCTTACAAGGAGCACAAAAGGGACATGGATTGCTGAAGAAGAAAGCAGACGCACTACAAATGCGCTTCAGGCTGATACttggaaaaattatagaa acTAAAACTCTAATGGGTGAAGTGATGAAGGAAGCGGCCTTTTCATTGGCTGAAGCAAAGTTTGCTACTGGAGACTTCAATCAGGTAGTTCTGCAGAATGTAACAAAGGCACAGATCAAGATTCGTTCTAAAAAGGACAACGTTGCTGGTGTGAACCTACCGATATTCGAATCCTATCAGGATGGTACGGATACTTATGAATTAGCAGGCTTGGCCAGAGGTGGCCAACAATTGGCCAAACTGAAGAAGAATTATCAGCGGGCAGTGAAATTGCTCGTAGAATTGGCGTCGCTGCAAACAAGTTTCGTTACTTTGGATGAAGTTATCAAGATCACAAATCGACGTGTCAATGCTATCGAGCATGTCATCATCCCACGAATCGAGAGAACACTAGCCTACATTATTTCAGAGCTTGACGAGCTTGAAAGAGAAGAGTTTTATCGTCTGAAAAAGATTCAGGACAAAAAGAAGATTGCTAAAGCAAGg gttGAAGCAGAAAGGGCAGAAATGATTGCAGCTGGACGGAACGTTGATTCTGTAAATCTACTTGAAGAAGACGATGATGACGTGCTGTTTtaa